The Acidobacteriota bacterium genome includes a window with the following:
- a CDS encoding succinate dehydrogenase produces MAATNVSLKRPAFGGTMRTGAWWLQPLLVFLGLSAFVAYSTWAAFQGDHYRFGPYLSPFYSPELFGDPLQSWFGAKPAWFPGWLPWSPALIILWAPGGFRLTCYYYRGAYYKSFWADPPSCAVGEPRRHYRGERSFPLILQNVHRYFLYLALLFIVILAHDAWKGMWFTNGATGQVSFGIGYGTIVLTVNAILLGGYTFSCHSLRHLVGGGCDQLSKMPIRQKTYNCVSCLNRRHMLWAWMSLFWVAFSDIYVRLCSMGIWSDRRLF; encoded by the coding sequence ATGGCTGCAACAAACGTCTCGTTGAAACGACCCGCTTTTGGCGGCACGATGCGCACCGGCGCGTGGTGGCTTCAGCCGCTGCTGGTCTTCCTGGGCTTGTCCGCGTTCGTCGCTTATTCAACCTGGGCGGCGTTTCAGGGTGATCACTATCGCTTTGGGCCTTACCTGTCGCCGTTCTATTCGCCCGAACTGTTCGGTGATCCGCTTCAGAGCTGGTTCGGGGCGAAGCCAGCCTGGTTTCCGGGATGGTTACCCTGGTCGCCCGCGCTGATCATCCTCTGGGCTCCCGGCGGGTTTCGACTGACTTGCTACTACTACCGCGGCGCTTACTACAAGTCGTTCTGGGCGGACCCTCCTTCGTGCGCCGTCGGCGAGCCGCGCAGGCATTATCGAGGCGAGCGTTCCTTTCCGCTGATTCTCCAGAACGTCCACCGATACTTTCTCTATCTCGCGCTGTTGTTCATAGTGATCCTCGCGCACGATGCGTGGAAGGGCATGTGGTTCACGAACGGGGCCACCGGCCAGGTCTCGTTTGGTATCGGCTACGGCACGATCGTGCTGACGGTCAACGCCATTCTACTCGGCGGCTACACCTTTAGTTGCCACTCGCTTCGCCATCTGGTTGGCGGAGGTTGCGACCAGCTCTCTAAGATGCCCATTCGTCAGAAAACTTACAATTGCGTTAGCTGCCTCAATCGACGGCACATGCTGTGGGCGTGGATGAGTCTGTTCTGGGTTGCGTTCTCCGACATCTACGTGCGGCTCTGTTCGATGGGAATCTGGTCGGACCGGAGACTCTTTTGA
- a CDS encoding fumarate reductase/succinate dehydrogenase flavoprotein subunit has product MTEYQTFEHDVLVIGAGGAGLRAAIEASASGVSVGLVCKSLLGKAHTVMAEGGIAAALANVDERDNWKVHFSDTMRGGQYVNNWRMAELHAKEAPARVRELEAWGAVFDRTPDGRILQRNFGGHKYPRLAHVGDRTGLEMIRTLQDHGIHQGIDVHMECTVLTLLKDGDRVVGAFGYDRERGRFRLFKAKAIVLATGGIGRAYRITSNSWEYTGDGHALAYNAGAELIDMEFVQFHPTGMVWPPSVEGILVTEGVRGEGGVLLNSMRKRFMFDEIPDNYKSQTADNEEEGWRYTQGDKNARRPPELLTRDHVARCIVREVKEGRGSPHGGVYLDISWIRKRLSKSEEHIKRKLPSMYHQFKQLADIDITQQPMEVGPTTHYIMGGIRVDADTQMSGVPGLFAAGECAAGINGANRLGGNSLSDLLVFGKRAGEFAAKFASDHTQGQIDARQVEESARRALEPFDRAGSSDPTAHGPYAIQLDLQEMMQELVGIVRIEDEMQRALEGIQRLWQRASRVAVTGNREYNPGWHTALDLSNLLTVSEAVTRSAIERKESRGAQFRDDYPAKDPEFGKVNITASKDAGGTMRVSRQPIPEMPAELKQVIEEMG; this is encoded by the coding sequence ATGACCGAATACCAAACATTCGAACACGACGTGCTGGTGATCGGAGCGGGCGGCGCCGGTCTGCGAGCCGCTATCGAGGCGTCGGCGAGCGGGGTGTCCGTCGGGCTTGTCTGCAAGTCGCTTCTTGGAAAAGCTCACACCGTTATGGCGGAAGGCGGCATCGCGGCGGCGCTCGCCAACGTCGACGAGCGCGACAACTGGAAGGTGCACTTCTCCGACACTATGCGCGGTGGACAATACGTCAACAACTGGCGGATGGCCGAACTGCACGCCAAGGAAGCACCCGCGCGAGTCCGCGAGCTGGAAGCATGGGGAGCGGTGTTCGATCGCACCCCCGACGGCCGCATCCTTCAGCGCAACTTCGGCGGTCATAAGTATCCGCGGCTGGCGCACGTGGGCGACCGCACCGGGCTCGAGATGATTCGAACGCTCCAGGATCACGGGATTCATCAAGGGATCGACGTGCATATGGAGTGCACCGTGCTGACTCTCCTCAAAGACGGAGATCGAGTCGTGGGCGCGTTCGGCTACGATCGCGAGCGCGGCCGTTTCAGGCTTTTCAAAGCGAAGGCGATCGTGCTGGCCACCGGCGGAATCGGCCGCGCGTACAGGATAACGAGCAACAGTTGGGAGTATACCGGCGACGGCCACGCGCTCGCCTACAACGCGGGCGCTGAGTTGATCGACATGGAGTTTGTTCAGTTCCATCCGACCGGGATGGTTTGGCCGCCTAGCGTCGAAGGCATCCTGGTAACCGAAGGAGTGCGCGGGGAAGGCGGCGTGTTGTTGAACAGCATGCGAAAGCGGTTCATGTTCGACGAGATTCCGGACAACTACAAGAGCCAGACCGCAGACAACGAAGAAGAGGGCTGGCGCTACACTCAGGGCGACAAGAATGCGCGCCGGCCGCCTGAGTTATTGACCCGCGATCACGTTGCCCGTTGCATCGTGCGCGAGGTCAAAGAAGGCCGGGGGAGCCCGCACGGCGGCGTGTATCTGGACATTTCGTGGATCAGGAAGAGGCTTTCAAAATCCGAGGAGCACATCAAGCGAAAGCTTCCGAGCATGTATCACCAGTTCAAACAACTGGCTGACATCGATATCACCCAGCAGCCGATGGAAGTTGGACCGACGACGCATTACATCATGGGCGGCATTCGAGTGGACGCCGATACGCAGATGTCCGGTGTGCCGGGGCTGTTCGCCGCGGGCGAGTGCGCGGCCGGAATAAACGGGGCGAATCGACTGGGCGGCAACTCGCTGTCGGATCTGCTTGTGTTCGGCAAACGCGCGGGCGAGTTTGCGGCGAAGTTCGCGAGCGATCACACTCAAGGTCAGATCGACGCCCGGCAAGTCGAAGAATCAGCGCGGCGCGCACTCGAACCGTTTGACCGCGCCGGCAGCTCGGACCCAACCGCGCACGGTCCTTACGCGATTCAGCTCGATCTTCAGGAGATGATGCAGGAACTCGTCGGCATCGTTCGAATAGAAGATGAGATGCAGCGCGCGTTGGAGGGAATCCAGCGCCTGTGGCAGCGAGCCTCTCGCGTAGCGGTCACCGGCAACCGCGAATACAATCCGGGCTGGCACACCGCGCTCGACCTGTCCAACCTGCTGACGGTTTCCGAAGCGGTCACTCGTTCAGCCATCGAACGAAAAGAAAGCCGAGGCGCGCAGTTCCGCGACGACTATCCCGCGAAGGACCCGGAATTCGGAAAGGTCAACATCACGGCCAGTAAGGACGCCGGCGGAACCATGAGAGTCAGCCGCCAGCCGATTCCGGAAATGCCGGCGGAACTCAAACAGGTCATAGAGGAGATGGGGTAA
- a CDS encoding succinate dehydrogenase/fumarate reductase iron-sulfur subunit: MPKAVFKVWRGEANAGKFVDYTIETVPGMVVLDAVRQIQAEQANDLALRWNCKAGKCGSCSAEVNGMPRLMCMTRLSQLPLDKPVTVEPMKAFPHFKDLITDVSWNYEVKKRIKKFKPRTPDAADGTWRMKQEDIDRVQEFRKCIECYLCQDVCHVLREHDKHQEFIGPRFLVYVAALEMHPLDTEDRLEELKETMGIGYCNITKCCTKVCPENITITDNAIIPLKERVVGKFYDPFARLVQLFRPRRSGQ; encoded by the coding sequence ATGCCTAAAGCCGTATTCAAGGTCTGGCGCGGGGAGGCCAATGCCGGCAAGTTCGTCGACTACACCATCGAGACCGTTCCGGGGATGGTGGTGCTGGACGCCGTTCGTCAAATCCAGGCCGAGCAAGCGAACGACCTCGCGCTGCGATGGAACTGCAAGGCCGGCAAGTGCGGCTCGTGCTCGGCCGAGGTAAACGGCATGCCGAGGCTGATGTGCATGACACGGCTCAGCCAGCTTCCGCTCGACAAGCCGGTGACGGTCGAGCCGATGAAGGCCTTCCCGCACTTCAAAGACCTGATCACCGATGTCTCCTGGAACTACGAGGTCAAAAAGAGAATCAAGAAGTTCAAGCCGCGCACTCCCGACGCGGCCGACGGAACGTGGCGAATGAAGCAGGAAGACATCGACCGCGTTCAGGAGTTTCGCAAGTGCATCGAATGTTACCTGTGTCAGGATGTGTGTCACGTGTTGCGCGAGCACGACAAGCACCAGGAATTCATCGGGCCGAGATTTCTGGTTTACGTAGCCGCCCTGGAAATGCACCCGCTGGACACCGAGGACCGATTAGAAGAGCTGAAGGAGACGATGGGAATCGGCTACTGCAACATCACCAAGTGCTGTACGAAAGTATGCCCGGAGAACATCACGATAACCGACAACGCGATCATCCCGCTCAAGGAACGGGTGGTCGGTAAGTTCTATGATCCGTTCGCGCGCCTCGTTCAACTCTTCCGCCCGCGCAGGTCGGGTCAATGA